The Vibrio mangrovi genome includes a region encoding these proteins:
- a CDS encoding zonular occludens toxin domain-containing protein, producing the protein MAITLVKGTPGSGKSYETVVHHILPVLKDGRKVVTNIPLNIESFCMILGESVRELIEVHPFDFSDSTPALAHPDDYIQYQDWRNDKGQGVLFVLDECHYLFPLQGRGKVMTDLADAQVRFFSGHRHYGFDFIFLTQSDRKINKLIREDIEICIEVRKVRAVGEKSYRRSVYYYGDSKKNGLIDQGLRKYEDQYFVLYKSHTKTEQVVQEAGIKDVKKWHQSWFIRFGIALTAFGVFYVGKTLTGMFSSHDVPTVATSEKAKASPRLISSPKPQFTGLPFGDFDIYIEGHSEYTYRDKKDVFHIRKQVYFSARNKANFELNLRLEDFYLAGYQVSVYGPCMVRLTYGDSSKLVYCHGKQPRPESSSDPVQNIASL; encoded by the coding sequence ATGGCTATTACCTTAGTTAAAGGAACTCCCGGTAGTGGTAAATCCTACGAAACTGTTGTCCATCATATTCTTCCTGTTCTGAAAGATGGCCGGAAGGTAGTGACGAATATCCCGTTGAATATTGAAAGTTTCTGTATGATTTTAGGGGAGTCGGTCAGAGAACTGATAGAAGTTCATCCTTTTGATTTCAGTGATAGCACTCCGGCACTTGCTCATCCGGATGATTATATCCAGTACCAGGACTGGCGAAATGACAAGGGGCAGGGTGTCTTGTTTGTTCTTGATGAATGTCATTATCTGTTTCCCCTTCAGGGGCGCGGTAAAGTGATGACTGATCTCGCAGATGCCCAGGTTCGTTTTTTTTCGGGTCATCGTCATTATGGTTTTGATTTCATTTTTCTGACTCAGAGTGACCGGAAGATCAACAAACTTATTCGGGAAGATATCGAGATTTGTATTGAAGTCAGGAAAGTTAGAGCTGTAGGAGAAAAATCTTATCGTCGCTCTGTCTACTACTATGGTGATTCCAAGAAAAATGGGCTGATTGATCAGGGACTGCGGAAATATGAAGATCAATATTTTGTACTGTATAAATCTCATACAAAGACAGAACAGGTGGTTCAGGAAGCTGGGATTAAAGATGTGAAAAAATGGCATCAAAGCTGGTTCATTCGGTTTGGTATCGCTTTGACTGCATTTGGTGTCTTTTATGTTGGTAAGACACTGACTGGAATGTTTTCATCACATGATGTTCCTACTGTGGCTACCAGTGAAAAAGCGAAGGCTTCTCCCAGATTAATATCCAGTCCTAAACCACAATTCACCGGCCTACCGTTTGGTGATTTTGATATTTATATTGAAGGACATTCCGAATACACCTACCGGGATAAAAAAGATGTCTTCCATATCAGGAAACAGGTTTACTTCTCTGCCCGTAACAAAGCTAACTTTGAGTTGAACCTTAGACTGGAAGACTTCTATCTTGCCGGATATCAGGTTTCAGTTTATGGCCCCTGTATGGTCAGGCTGACATACGGAGATTCAAGCAAGCTTGTTTACTGCCACGGTAAACAACCAAGACCGGAATCCTCTTCAGACCCGGTTCAGAATATAGCATCATTGTAG
- a CDS encoding bacteriocin immunity protein, with translation MMQFKNNLSEYTEQEFTQFVELICDNELSESEEDKLVSHFSKIVDHPDGTDLIFWPKDGQDDSPKGIVAEVKRWRTSQGLPCFKD, from the coding sequence ATGATGCAGTTTAAGAACAATCTCTCTGAGTATACGGAACAAGAATTTACTCAGTTTGTTGAACTTATTTGTGATAATGAATTGTCTGAATCGGAAGAAGATAAACTGGTTAGTCACTTTTCAAAGATAGTTGATCACCCAGATGGTACAGATTTAATCTTTTGGCCTAAGGATGGTCAGGATGATTCTCCAAAAGGCATTGTTGCTGAGGTTAAACGATGGCGAACGTCACAGGGTTTGCCATGCTTTAAGGACTGA
- a CDS encoding S-type pyocin domain-containing protein — translation MSSKDGKIVWWVKATKVAAEPKIIHWTPKTIPNPDSPEPAEKAQSLTLKERLEKQRLENIKANDKAFEEVQHNQQLKRFAKSLSIPSGTCDIGTQREPLSSIGQYAAYTASLNNGIAEAGSVSRVAGQALAEIEGMAVRLIGLAPAAATVVLGVLIPNQLADGTLYKESEIRHKSKVKTNIRLGADDNGQLYGYHVNGTDIPRRSVRQQGDKFVVDLEPGITIEWVPASGDFGGKPILVNPIPDMEKLDVWVHPQVDQGKEFEKTYITPIEDTDLKDYILTFPADTGLPPLYVVYKESPRNESGVVTGNGEDVTGLWLEAAGKELGSPVPSQIADNLRGREFSSFDSFRKAFWLAISEDENLMSQFNRNNQKKIRAGKAPFAPQDQKYGETMRFEIHHIEEIQHGGAVYDVDNMRVVTPKNHKRIHYGDKQ, via the coding sequence ATGTCATCGAAAGACGGTAAGATTGTTTGGTGGGTTAAAGCAACAAAGGTCGCAGCAGAACCTAAAATTATCCACTGGACACCTAAAACAATCCCGAATCCGGATAGCCCGGAACCCGCAGAGAAAGCCCAATCGCTCACGCTCAAAGAACGTCTTGAAAAACAGCGGCTGGAGAATATCAAGGCGAATGATAAAGCATTTGAAGAAGTGCAGCACAATCAGCAACTCAAACGCTTTGCTAAATCGCTATCAATCCCTTCAGGTACTTGTGACATCGGTACACAACGAGAGCCGTTGTCTTCGATTGGTCAGTATGCCGCTTATACGGCATCGCTTAACAATGGTATAGCAGAAGCGGGCAGTGTATCCCGTGTTGCAGGCCAGGCGCTGGCTGAAATTGAAGGAATGGCTGTCCGGCTGATTGGTCTGGCTCCAGCCGCTGCGACTGTGGTGTTAGGTGTATTAATCCCCAATCAACTGGCAGACGGCACTTTGTATAAGGAATCAGAAATCCGACACAAATCAAAGGTGAAAACAAATATTCGTTTAGGGGCGGATGATAACGGCCAGCTCTATGGCTACCATGTCAACGGTACAGACATCCCAAGGCGTAGTGTTCGTCAGCAAGGTGATAAATTCGTTGTGGATTTAGAGCCGGGGATCACGATTGAGTGGGTGCCGGCTAGCGGAGATTTTGGCGGTAAACCGATCCTTGTTAATCCGATCCCGGACATGGAAAAGCTGGATGTCTGGGTGCATCCACAGGTCGATCAGGGTAAAGAGTTTGAAAAAACTTACATTACCCCGATTGAGGATACCGACCTAAAAGATTACATTCTGACATTCCCGGCAGATACCGGACTACCTCCGTTATATGTGGTTTATAAAGAAAGCCCCCGGAATGAATCGGGTGTTGTGACCGGGAACGGTGAAGATGTAACTGGCTTATGGCTGGAAGCAGCCGGAAAAGAGTTAGGTTCTCCGGTGCCATCACAAATTGCGGATAATCTCAGAGGTCGAGAGTTCAGTAGTTTTGACAGCTTCCGGAAAGCGTTCTGGCTGGCTATAAGTGAAGATGAAAATCTAATGTCGCAGTTTAATCGAAATAACCAAAAGAAAATTAGAGCAGGAAAAGCGCCGTTTGCTCCACAGGATCAGAAGTATGGTGAAACAATGAGATTTGAGATTCACCACATAGAAGAAATACAACATGGCGGTGCCGTCTATGATGTTGATAATATGAGAGTCGTTACCCCTAAGAATCATAAGAGAATCCATTATGGAGATAAGCAATGA
- a CDS encoding DUF2523 family protein, whose product MLNWFVNRWNDLIDIIFSVFLDVWNFLVDIFCFLFETIFNVVISLVSGLGTALSSVSVPQYLTFLPESMLNVMSIVGINEASVIIVTALIIRFTLQLIPFIRLGS is encoded by the coding sequence ATGCTTAACTGGTTTGTGAACCGTTGGAATGACCTGATAGATATTATTTTCAGTGTCTTCCTTGATGTCTGGAATTTTTTAGTCGATATCTTCTGTTTTCTCTTTGAAACCATTTTTAATGTGGTCATTTCTTTGGTCTCTGGCCTCGGTACAGCGTTGTCTTCTGTTTCCGTTCCCCAGTATTTGACTTTTCTTCCTGAGTCGATGCTGAACGTCATGTCTATTGTCGGAATTAACGAAGCATCTGTCATTATTGTGACCGCATTGATTATCCGGTTTACGTTACAGCTCATTCCTTTTATCCGGCTCGGCTCTTGA
- a CDS encoding helix-turn-helix transcriptional regulator, whose amino-acid sequence MSFAEKLKQARIKMELTQEDVAKAIRVSKRTLIEYETGRSEPKVSTLKQLASYLCVTVNELISEPYECQDKAEQYLMSSIGQMGDEEKEILVKLSEALLMKSRMKQISQEAEETLQEEGKIRDLFGENAVKTNRIVKKVEQIVNDTESEKEAAFTLMNEFGLSGSEALQTIKIIKSKEQSK is encoded by the coding sequence GAATAAAAATGGAACTCACACAAGAAGATGTCGCTAAAGCAATCAGGGTATCGAAAAGAACTCTCATTGAGTACGAAACAGGGCGAAGTGAACCCAAAGTATCTACATTAAAGCAACTGGCATCCTATCTATGTGTTACGGTCAATGAACTAATTTCTGAACCTTACGAATGTCAGGACAAAGCCGAGCAATACTTAATGTCAAGCATCGGACAAATGGGAGACGAAGAAAAAGAGATATTAGTAAAACTATCCGAAGCCCTCTTAATGAAGAGTAGAATGAAACAGATATCTCAAGAGGCCGAAGAAACACTACAAGAAGAAGGTAAAATAAGAGATCTGTTTGGCGAAAACGCTGTAAAAACCAACAGAATAGTGAAAAAAGTAGAACAAATAGTTAACGATACCGAAAGTGAAAAAGAAGCGGCATTCACCCTGATGAACGAATTTGGTTTAAGTGGAAGCGAAGCTCTTCAGACAATAAAAATCATTAAGTCAAAAGAACAATCCAAGTAA